A window of the Brassica oleracea var. oleracea cultivar TO1000 chromosome C1, BOL, whole genome shotgun sequence genome harbors these coding sequences:
- the LOC106312078 gene encoding uncharacterized protein LOC106312078, translating to MPLTKLVPDAFGVLTISLVALLILLGLLCIAYSFYFQSHVRKLAFTQLGYFTGPWIIRITFILFAFWWALGEIFRLSLFRRHTRLLSGLDLRWQQNLCKWYIVSNLGFAEPCLFLTLMFLLRAPLKMESGALSGKWNRNTACYTFLYSLPMLALQLALVLSESRLNGGSGSYVKLSRPFTRTYSRLTIDHAEVALCTYPLLSTIILGVFAAVLTTYLFWLGRQILKLVINKRLQKRVYTLIFSVFSFLPLRIAMLCLSVLASADKIVFEALSFLAFLSLFCFCVVSISLLVYFPVSDSMALRGLRDIDGDDSRAVTEERSGALLLAPQNEDSLSLRGRRSSSQERYVELSLFLEAEN from the coding sequence ATGCCCCTGACAAAATTAGTTCCCGATGCATTCGGCGTGCTGACCATCTCTCTAGTCGCTCTGCTTATTCTTCTCGGTCTCCTTTGCATCGCCTACTCCTTCTACTTCCAGTCTCACGTTCGTAAGCTTGCCTTTACTCAGCTTGGTTACTTCACCGGTCCTTGGATTATCCGAATCACTTTCATTCTCTTTGCTTTTTGGTGGGCTCTTGGTGAGATCTTCCGGTTGAGTTTGTTTAGGCGTCACACAAGGCTGCTGAGCGGCTTGGATCTCAGATGGCAACAAAACCTCTGCAAGTGGTACATCGTTTCCAATCTAGGGTTTGCGGAGCCTTGTCTCTTTCTGACTCTCATGTTTCTTCTGCGCGCTCCTTTGAAGATGGAGTCTGGGGCTTTGAGTGGGAAGTGGAACAGGAACACTGCGTGTTACACTTTTCTTTATTCTCTACCCATGCTTGCTCTTCAACTTGCGCTTGTTTTATCCGAGTCACGCCTAAACGGTGGTAGTGGCTCTTATGTAAAGCTCTCACGCCCCTTCACTAGAACCTATTCCCGACTTACTATTGATCACGCTGAGGTTGCGTTATGCACCTATCCTCTACTGAGTACCATCATCCTCGGTGTGTTTGCAGCCGTACTAACAACTTACTTGTTCTGGCTTGGAAGGCAGATACTGAAACTGGTGATCAATAAGCGTCTGCAGAAGAGGGTATACACTTTGATATTCTCTGTCTTTAGTTTCCTTCCGTTGAGGATAGCTATGCTCTGTTTGTCGGTTCTCGCAAGTGCAGACAAGATTGTGTTCGAAGCCCTTTCATTCTTAGCCTTCTTGTCCCTCTTCTGCTTTTGCGTGGTTTCCATTTCCTTGCTTGTCTACTTCCCGGTTTCTGATTCAATGGCCCTGAGAGGTCTAAGGGACATAGATGGAGATGATAGTAGGGCTGTGACTGAAGAACGCAGCGGTGCTCTTTTGCTTGCACCACAGAACGAGGATAGCTTGAGCTTAAGAGGTCGGAGATCTTCTTCACAGGAGAGGTATGTGGAACTCAGCCTATTTCTTGAAGCTGAGAATTAA